The following is a genomic window from Amaranthus tricolor cultivar Red isolate AtriRed21 chromosome 10, ASM2621246v1, whole genome shotgun sequence.
tattcaaatgaTCACTTGGATCGTGCCCGAGCCTGAATTATCCTTGActgttttgaaaagtgttgaagTATGAACTACAATGATCAGAAGTGAACTGAAAGAGCACTGAAAATGTAAGAAAGAAGCAAAGAGAACGGGTAGTGAAAATGTGAGAACGAAAGTGATATACAGATCAAAACGAATGACATGTCTGATttgaactaaaaattaaaagtaatatatatagatgttcTCAGAAATTGAgccaaagaaacaaaaaatgaGAGTgttttatgcaagaaagtcACAGCACAATACAATTGTATACTTTaggcttatatatatatataggttctAATACAATAGAGAAACAGTTGCTACTGCAAATTATCTGACTGATCAATTGCCTACTAAAAGCTTAAAGTTCAGAACACCGGTAGAAGTTCTTAAATCACATATATCTACTCATTGCTACCATTCCTTACCACCTGATTGTTTGGATGCACAATTTATGTTCATCTTCCCAAACATAGTAGACACAAACTCGAACCTTGTGcagtcaactctcctcttatACCGGTCTTGTTGTGTACAAGCTTGTTAACAAATTTATCAGTTGCGATAATAAAGTACATGTGGCATAAAATTCTAATcctaacaaactaataacaaacTAGTTTAATCTGCACCATTGGCCAAGGATGAGCGTAGGATTTGTGTTTTTGGGAAGGATAAGCTGCCTGACTGATCTTGTGCTTTGTTATACTACTTTGCTCAAAAAGAGGGTTGTAGTGCTGTTTGTTGTAAAAAAGCTTGCTGTGTTGATAAAGAAACCTGTACAAATATCAACAGCTGTTGAAATGAAACCAATTAGCACCAAGGGTTGGAGATGTTAGAACCAAGCAACTAGCCAACTTGAACTACTATAGTGATTTCCTTCTTTGGAtccaaataagcaaaaaaacaGCTTTGGGGTGTGCACCAGgtcttttctttgatttgccGCTTGCGGTTTCAGTACACTAGCAGTGATGTTAACTTATGAAAATTGATCAATTGGATGATAATTCATATATAGATCATATGCATAACATCTCATTTGATCATCCCCATCTGCCAAGTGATGATAAGTGAGAGCTCCTAGTCTTCTACCAAAATCTCCACTTGTTGAACTTTTGTTTGGTACTGTTGAACTGCTGATTGCTTGACATGGTACACAATGAGCTTTTCTCCAAATAATGTAGCCACAAATACTTTTCGACAGTTCCCTTTTGTTTAACTTTGAACTCATCCTTATCTCCATGAACTACTTTATAAATCTGTTAAGAATATTGCAATCACCGCACAAAACTTTGTGAAAGAGACACAGAAGCACATTCCCCCATAACCGGAACTCCGTATATAACTGATAATTTCCATTTCTTCACTCTTCGGGGAAGTTGCGTATGAGGCAAAATGTGGCAAAAACATTGCTGACTGAGGCTTTGAAAGTTCAATTTCATAGTTGGGTCATGGGTGTAGCGATTTCATTTCTGAACCATTTAACTCACTTTTTTCTCCGTCCCTGCTTGCAGCTGAGGAGTTAGAATTGCCATATTTAAGTTCATATCTAGATGCAATTGAAGGGAACTTTCGACATGGAGCAAATTTTGCTGCTTTCGGAGCTCCAATTCAGCCAGTTAATGCTAACATTTATGGCAACCTTTTCAATCCTTTGGCCCTCAACATTCAGCTTTTGCAATTTCAGCAATTAAAGGAGCGCATTGGTGAGCTACGAAAGCAAGGTTTTCCTCGTATGCTAAAACATCTAATTCATTATTATTCAAATCATATGCAAGTCAATATAGCTAACTTATTCTGTGGCCTGTGCTGGTTTATCTTTGTTCTTGTATTAAACTCTGCATCAGCTAATAGTTCGATTAATAGAAGCCGGTTGCCAAGACTTGAAGATTTCTCCAAGGCACTTTACACATTTGATATGGGGCAAAACGATATAACAATTGCATTAGCGTCATCAACTGAGGATCAAAGTCGCGAAATGATTCCTAAGCTAATTGAGTACTTGGCTTCAGCCATTGAGGTATTTCGCTACACGCCTACACGTCAATAATTTTCTTACCCTCCATTTGCGTATGAAGAATTGCTCTCATTTTGATTCTCTTGCCTTTGTTTCAGAATGTGTATCAACTTGGAGGAAGGAGATTTTGGATACATAACACAGGACCTATCGGTTGCTTGCCACATTCACGTAACACTTGGATCGGTAAATTTGATGCAATTGGTTGTGTCAGTTCTAAAAACAACGTAGCTCAAGAATTCAACAGGCTTCTCAAGCAAAAGGTGTCTGAACTACGAGTTCAACTTCAACAGTCACTTCTTGTATATGTGGATATCTACTCTGCCAAATATAATCTTATCAGGGAAGCCAAGCAAAATGGTAAGACTATACtatcttaaatgtctcattGGAGTATAATTACTTATGTCATTAGCGATTATACATAGCGTTTTGATACATTTGATTTACGGGGATGACAGGATTTATAGATTCTTTCAGCTACTGTTGCGAGGAATGCAGAAAATATGTACCGTACTGGAACAGACAAGTTGTGAATGAGACTGAGGTTCATGATACTCCTTGTGATAACCCCTCTAGATACGTTTTCTGGGAGACAGTGCATTACACTGAGGCTGCAAATCGTTGGGTTGCCAATCAGATTTTCGATGGATCTCTTTCAGAACCTCCTATTCCGATCTCTAAATCATGTATGTAATTTGCTTTCTTTACCAATATGTTGCTATAAATAGTCTTGCGTTTGTTTGTCAAATAGTTGTTGATTAGTTTGATTAGCTGAAAGTATTGGGTGATTTGTTAACAGTTTAAGTGCCCTGTTTAAGCTAGTTGTTATCTGATTGACCGAATAAGGAAAAGATGTATTGGTTTATAATGATGTAATGAACAATAGCATCCTGGCATGCTGGTGCAAGCCAAGCTTGGTTGGCTAAGTTTCATCCCCACAATTGACGTTACTTGGAGTTTGGACTCTATCCCTTTTCCCTAACttgtacttcctctgttctgagATACTTGCTACACTACAATTATCgatattattcatcgttcaagattatttttatatttgttgctcatatttaagaaaaaatatagtcaagtcaTCAAGTgcgatcttgtttgaatcgtatAATTtcgtaatattaactttttataatttttagatgtgtataattttaatatataaataatcaaaataatactatattgaattgcgtaaaaagtcaaatgtatcGAGTATAATGGATCGGAGGAAGTATGCCGTAAGATCAACCAAGATTGCAAAATGCTAAACATGGTAATCCGATCAGGGTTATGTCTAGTAAGGTAACTCATCTAATCATTTTGCCTATAGTGAAATACAACAAACTAATGACTACTATCAAACAGTCCTTTGAAGTAAT
Proteins encoded in this region:
- the LOC130825731 gene encoding GDSL esterase/lipase At5g14450-like isoform X2 produces the protein MISDLIFFKNPKIVNKMKIKISYLKLETNAAIVESVTVLIILVKFLSLTITTIAVAESCKIPAIYNFGDSNSDTGSDSSVFGRVSSPNGITYFGKPSGRYCDGRLIIDFIAEELELPYLSSYLDAIEGNFRHGANFAAFGAPIQPVNANIYGNLFNPLALNIQLLQFQQLKERIANSSINRSRLPRLEDFSKALYTFDMGQNDITIALASSTEDQSREMIPKLIEYLASAIENVYQLGGRRFWIHNTGPIGCLPHSRNTWIGKFDAIGCVSSKNNVAQEFNRLLKQKVSELRVQLQQSLLVYVDIYSAKYNLIREAKQNGFIDSFSYCCEECRKYVPYWNRQVVNETEVHDTPCDNPSRYVFWETVHYTEAANRWVANQIFDGSLSEPPIPISKSCAFEKANAKSNENSISVS
- the LOC130825731 gene encoding GDSL esterase/lipase At3g27950-like isoform X1 gives rise to the protein MISDLIFFKNPKIVNKMKIKISYLKLETNAAIVESVTVLIILVKFLSLTITTIAVAESCKIPAIYNFGDSNSDTGSDSSVFGRVSSPNGITYFGKPSGRYCDGRLIIDFIAEELELPYLSSYLDAIEGNFRHGANFAAFGAPIQPVNANIYGNLFNPLALNIQLLQFQQLKERIGELRKQANSSINRSRLPRLEDFSKALYTFDMGQNDITIALASSTEDQSREMIPKLIEYLASAIENVYQLGGRRFWIHNTGPIGCLPHSRNTWIGKFDAIGCVSSKNNVAQEFNRLLKQKVSELRVQLQQSLLVYVDIYSAKYNLIREAKQNGFIDSFSYCCEECRKYVPYWNRQVVNETEVHDTPCDNPSRYVFWETVHYTEAANRWVANQIFDGSLSEPPIPISKSCAFEKANAKSNENSISVS